Within the Fischerella sp. PCC 9605 genome, the region AGTGGTCGAATGCGCTCGACTTGAAATCGAGTGATGTGAAAGCATCCGTGGGTTCGAATCCCACCCTCTCCGTTTGAGAATGTTATTAAATTCGTGCAGGACTTTACCCTACTGCGAAAGTTTCAGCAGATTTAGCTACTCTCAAAGCATTTCCCTTGCGTGTCATTTCTACAGCTGACTTAATGGCGGATGCTGTGAGTATCGCCTTGACTTATGGAATTTCTGCTTACGATGCTTCCGATGTTGCACTTGCACAGCAGGTTGGTACTACGCTACTAACTCTAGACCAACGTTTAGTCAGAGCTTTAGCTACTTCATCTTACGATATTTGCTTATTTAATGACTTCGAGGTTCACCGCTACCTTGAATGTGGGAAATGTCCGCCTGATGAGCGATATGTTTGCCACAGTTCCAAACTCAGAATACAGGTCATTAACCACACTATCCCAGCAGCATAGCCAGCTGCTACATCGGTAGGCCAGTGTACGCCCAGATAAAGCCGACTAAAACCAATTGCTACAATTAATATAACGGTGAAGGCAAAAATCCATCCCCGCCAACGACGAAATTGCTTCGCCAGAAGATAACCAATGAAACCATAAATGACTAATGAAATCATGGCATGACCGCTAGGAAAACTGTATTGACCGACGTCAACGATACGGTTCCACAGCGCCGGACGTGTCCTACCAAATATTAATTTCAACAAATAATTTAAGCCGATCGCACCAACTGCGGCTATGCCTAAAGTCGTTGCTTGTGAGTGGCGATGATAATAAAGTAGCCAAGTTGCCAATACCAAGCAAATCAACAGTAAAAACACTGGCTCACCAATAAAAGTGATACCAAGCATAATGCGATCGCCTAATGGCGTGTGTAGTTTCCGAATTGCTAGTAAAATGTTTTCGTCAAACCTTTGGGTTTCTTGTTCTAGAACTTCGTCGGCGATCTGAGCAAATACCCACAAAGCTAAGGCCGAAAGCAGCAACCCTAATAATCTAATGCTGAATATCAGCGAAAAAATCCGCGATCGCATTTACTACCGTTTTTACTTTTGCAGCTATTCTTCTACTACTTCAACCAAGTCTTCAATCATCACGTCTAACGCACGTGCCATCTTCAGAATCGAGGTAAAATCTACCATTGCCAGCCCTGGCGATCGCGCGTAGGCTCTCACTGAACTGTAGGCTACTCCCGAATGGTCAGAGACATCCTTTAGCGTCCAACCTTTTTCATCCGCAAATTCCCTAATTCGCAGCCTAATCAGCCCCATCTCAATCTTGACAAAAGATAAAATTGTATCGTTTAATTATTACACTTTAAAAAACGATCTCCCTCCGGCGTAGGAAACTGAAGGGCGATCGCATTCACATTCAATAAAATCCCTTAAAACAAATACACCTGTCTGTTGAAGGCCATTAGCCAAAGCATCTAAATGTATTCATCCTATAAGGATTTTTCTATATGTTATCATTACCTAAACCAAAAGCGCTTGTCATCCGGGAGTCAAAAATTGTCCATAAATCGCGCATCATCCACGCATTAGCGCGATTTGTTACTGAAGAAGCTGTGTGCTTGATGTTTAACATCCAGCTAGAAGATATTTATGTTGTGGAATGTTGGCGCTACATGGTTTATGTTCATGCCAAGGGTGTGAGTAAGTTTGTTAGCTATGCAGATTTTCCACCAATTGTGGGAGTCAAGCCACCCACACCAGCAGAAATGCTCAAATGGCGTAAGCGCTGGCGAAAACAGTCAAATGCTGTATATAGGAAGCAAGCTCCCAAATGGTGGGCAGAGTTTTTTGCTTATGAATTTTGGCAAGTTTTCTCAGAGCCTGCGCTGCACAGTTGGGCTGAGTTAGTAGAGTTAATTAAATTTGCATTTAATGAAGAAACGTTGCAGATACTCCAAGAAGAGTTGTTAGTTGTTAGTTGTTTGGTGTTTGGAACAACAACCAACAATCAACAACCAACCATCAACTTTATTCCGAAAGCTTTTTCCTAGCTCGTTCTGCACGCGCTTCGGCAGAAGCCATAACTTCTTCCATATTTTCTAGCACTTCACCAGGGAAATTTTCTAGAACTCTGGTCGAAAGAGCAACTCGACTTTTTCCTTCGTCTAAATCAATAATTACAGCTTTAATCGACTGACCAACTTGAAATACCTTTTCGAGATTGTCAATAAACTTCTGAGTTACCTGCTTGATATGAAGTAGGGCGCTAACGCCATCTAAATCTACAAATACACCAAAAGGTTTGATACCAGTTACTTTTCCTTCCACTAACTGACCTAGTTCCAAATTACTGAAGCTAGCAGAACGAGTTGCTAAGCGCTGGGAAAGTATGAGTTTTTTGTTAT harbors:
- a CDS encoding phosphatase PAP2 family protein, producing MRSRIFSLIFSIRLLGLLLSALALWVFAQIADEVLEQETQRFDENILLAIRKLHTPLGDRIMLGITFIGEPVFLLLICLVLATWLLYYHRHSQATTLGIAAVGAIGLNYLLKLIFGRTRPALWNRIVDVGQYSFPSGHAMISLVIYGFIGYLLAKQFRRWRGWIFAFTVILIVAIGFSRLYLGVHWPTDVAAGYAAGIVWLMTCILSLELWQTYRSSGGHFPHSR
- a CDS encoding helix-turn-helix domain-containing protein produces the protein MGLIRLRIREFADEKGWTLKDVSDHSGVAYSSVRAYARSPGLAMVDFTSILKMARALDVMIEDLVEVVEE